The following proteins come from a genomic window of Nicotiana tomentosiformis chromosome 12, ASM39032v3, whole genome shotgun sequence:
- the LOC108946324 gene encoding protein HOMOLOG OF MAMMALIAN LYST-INTERACTING PROTEIN 5-like codes for MSQQGTRAMIPAPVGLTAAQLARGEDQVAPGGGQFVRGRSMRNFGRLYFTLLKDHQLYAKFFKCEFQWDSVSILGYVVSSDGIKMDPNKIEVVRPTSATKIRSFLGLAGYYCRFEEDFLSIAGSGSQDYYEYSLSIVEVLLVLWRNYIFLELIKACLFDDPHSLVLKDTVQWGSAKKVVIEHDGVMRLQGRICVANVDGLRELILEEAHSSQKYAAWKAADIRKALKEGRKLVPGPPGDERDISELSSAQNDTYDHQPSGTDSVIKPAPESSSFNHAYDDAHYSANRPSPPATPPPPPSRVPPSPPAATTPTPSHIPPSPPSYSSDEYPSQNDYSSHNFQQTGPVNISENPSYSPSYHHQPYVQEPQFHLPQHYPSHDVPSNSYPNFQSYPSFMESSLPSAPSHHPSYYQGADASYSTLPTSSTVNYPSITQYSSSDRNGTASQAAAAPTKTYEYNSNYQPPPDKIAEAHKAARFAVGALAFDDVSIAVDYLKKSLELLTNPSADQ; via the exons atgtcacaacagggtactcgtgccatgattccagcaccagttgGTTTAACAGCCGCTCAGCTTGCTAGAGGCGAGGATCAGGTAGCCCCAGGTGGAGGACAgtttgttagag GGAGGAGCATGAGGAACTTCGGCAGATTATACTTCACACTTTTGAAGGACcatcaattatatgccaagtttttcaAGTGTGAGTTCCAGTGGGACTCAGTCTCCATATTGGGTTATGTTGTGTCTTCAGATGGTATCAAGATGGATCCTAACAAGATTGAGGTAgttagacctacttcagctacaaagattcggagcttcttgggtttggcaggttactatTGCCGATTCGAAGAGGACTTTTTATCTATTGCCGGTTCAGGATCTCAAGACTATTATGAATACAGCCTG AGCATAGTAGAGGTTTTGCTTGTGTTGTGGCGCAATTATATTTTTTTGGAGCTCATCAAAGCTTGCTTGTTTGATGACCCTCACTCGTTGGTGTTGAAAGACACGGTGCAATGGGGCAGTGCTAAGAAGGTCGTGATAGAGCATGATGGTGTTATGCGTCTTCAGGGTAGAATTTGTGTTGcgaatgttgatgggttgagagagttgattcttgaagaggctcaTAGCTCTCA GAAGTATGCAGCTTGGAAGGCAGCAGATATAAGGAAAGCTCTGAAAGAAGGAAGGAAGCTTGTACCAGGCCCTCCTGGTGATGAAAGAGATATTTCGGAGCTGTCCAGTGCACAAAATGATACATATGATCATCAACCTAGTGGAACTGATTCAGTCATCAAACCTGCACCAGAATCCAGTTCATTTAATCACGCATATGACGATGCGCATTATTCTGCAAATAGACCGTCTCCTCCAGCCACCCCACCACCACCCCCTTCACGTGTCCCTCCGTCACCTCCGGCAGCCACCACACCAACTCCTTCACATATCCCTCCATCACCTCCTTCATATTCTAGTGATGAGTATCCTTCTCAAAATGACTATTCTTCTCATAATTTCCAGCAGACTGGACCAGTTAATATATCTGAAAATCCGTCTTACTCTCCGTCGTATCACCATCAACCTTATGTGCAAGAACCACAGTTTCACTTGCCACAGCACTACCCTTCGCATGATGTTCCCTCGAATTCATATCCCAATTTCCAGTCATATCCTAGCTTTATGGAGAGCAGCCTTCCTTCTGCGCCATCACATCACCCTTCTTACTACCAAGGCGCTGATGCTTCGTATTCCACATTGCCTACATCTAGCACTGTAAATTATCCATCAATCACTCAATACAGCTCAAGTGATAGAAATGGGACTGCATCACAAGCTGCAGCTGCTCCCacgaaaacatatgaatacaacAGCAATTATCAGCCTCCTCCAGATAAAATAGCTGAAGCACACAAGGCTGCAAGGTTTGCTGTTGGGGCTCTAGCATTTGATGATGTCTCTATTGCCGTAGACTACCTCAAAAAATCACTTGAGTTGTTAACAAACCCATCAGCTGATCAATGA